One region of Clavibacter michiganensis subsp. tessellarius genomic DNA includes:
- a CDS encoding FAD-binding oxidoreductase: MIDDPAIAPSADAPSRDPGAHAGAVRAELVATLGDVVATDPTALDDARSDRSGYRSPADPIAVVRATEVDHVVATLRIASATGTPVVTRGAGTGLAGGATATAGEIVLSVRGMDRILEVSEADELAVVEPGVLNDDLNARLAPLGLWYSPDPASKAISTIGGNIATNAGGLLCAKYGVTREAVLALTVVLADGRVVETGHRTVKGVTGYDLTALMIGSEGTLGVIVRATVRLRPLPTATPSTVAAFFPDSASAAAASSAVTAARIRPAAMELLDAGALEAIDAFLGTDHSSRGSAHLLVRCDGPDAAAEAARVVDVVVAGGGTADVTDDADEGERLLAIRRAFHPALAARGRVLIEDVAVPRSRLADMLTRIREIERATGLRIPTVAHAGDGNLHPNFCIPEDPTTPDGEATGIPDDVWRAADLLFRAAVDLGGTLTGEHGVGLLKRRWLADELGDDVMGLAAGIRRVFDPRGILNPGKAA; this comes from the coding sequence ATGATCGACGACCCGGCCATCGCCCCCTCCGCCGACGCGCCGTCCCGCGATCCGGGTGCCCATGCCGGCGCCGTCCGCGCCGAGCTCGTCGCGACCCTCGGCGACGTCGTGGCCACCGATCCCACCGCCCTCGACGACGCGCGCAGCGACCGGTCGGGCTACCGCAGCCCCGCGGATCCGATCGCCGTCGTCCGCGCGACCGAGGTGGACCACGTCGTCGCGACCCTCCGCATCGCGAGCGCCACCGGCACGCCCGTCGTCACGCGCGGCGCGGGCACGGGCCTCGCGGGCGGCGCGACGGCGACCGCGGGCGAGATCGTGCTGTCGGTGCGGGGCATGGACCGCATCCTCGAGGTGAGCGAGGCCGACGAGCTCGCGGTCGTGGAGCCCGGCGTCCTCAACGACGACCTCAACGCCCGGCTCGCGCCGCTCGGCCTCTGGTACTCGCCGGATCCCGCGAGCAAGGCCATCTCCACCATCGGCGGCAACATCGCCACCAACGCCGGCGGCCTCCTCTGCGCCAAGTACGGCGTGACCCGCGAGGCCGTCCTGGCGCTCACGGTCGTCCTCGCCGACGGCCGCGTGGTCGAGACCGGCCACCGCACCGTGAAGGGCGTCACGGGCTACGACCTCACGGCGCTGATGATCGGGTCCGAGGGCACGCTCGGCGTCATCGTGCGCGCGACCGTCCGGCTCCGCCCGCTGCCGACCGCGACGCCGTCGACCGTCGCCGCGTTCTTCCCCGACTCGGCCTCCGCGGCGGCCGCGTCGTCCGCCGTCACGGCCGCGCGCATCCGCCCGGCCGCGATGGAGCTGCTCGACGCGGGCGCCCTCGAGGCCATCGACGCGTTCCTCGGCACCGACCACTCCTCCCGCGGATCCGCGCACCTCCTCGTCCGCTGCGACGGCCCGGACGCCGCCGCGGAGGCCGCGCGCGTGGTCGACGTGGTCGTCGCGGGCGGCGGCACGGCCGACGTGACCGATGACGCCGACGAGGGCGAGCGGCTCCTCGCGATCCGCCGCGCCTTCCATCCGGCGCTCGCCGCCCGCGGCCGCGTGCTCATCGAGGACGTGGCCGTGCCGCGGTCGCGCCTCGCGGACATGCTCACGCGGATCCGCGAGATCGAACGCGCGACCGGCCTCCGCATCCCCACCGTCGCGCACGCGGGCGACGGCAACCTGCACCCGAACTTCTGCATCCCCGAGGACCCGACCACGCCCGACGGCGAGGCGACCGGCATCCCCGACGACGTCTGGCGCGCGGCCGACCTCCTCTTCCGCGCGGCCGTCGACCTCGGCGGCACCCTCACGGGCGAGCACGGCGTGGGCCTGCTCAAGCGGCGCTGGCTCGCCGACGAGCTGGGCGACGACGTCATGGGGCTCGCCGCCGGGATCCGCCGCGTGTTCGACCCGCGGGGGATCCTCAACCCCGGCAAGGCCGCCTGA
- a CDS encoding DUF3072 domain-containing protein, with amino-acid sequence MSDANQDTTGGDEKEMLGSSTPTPPQSAEKDPSTWVTGDEPMTGAQRSYLDSLASQAGEEIPADLNKAEASEQIERLQEKKETASPQSDDAS; translated from the coding sequence ATGAGCGATGCCAACCAGGACACCACCGGCGGCGACGAGAAGGAGATGCTCGGCTCCTCCACGCCCACGCCGCCCCAGAGCGCCGAGAAGGACCCGAGCACGTGGGTCACGGGCGACGAGCCGATGACGGGCGCGCAGCGCAGCTACCTCGACTCGCTCGCCTCGCAGGCCGGCGAGGAGATCCCCGCCGACCTCAACAAGGCGGAGGCGAGCGAGCAGATCGAGCGCCTGCAGGAGAAGAAGGAGACCGCGTCGCCGCAGTCCGACGACGCGAGCTGA
- a CDS encoding D-alanyl-D-alanine carboxypeptidase/D-alanyl-D-alanine-endopeptidase has protein sequence MTGSRPARAAPRRRPRGRVARRRDALLAAVVATAVVGAGLATGILPAPLAGASADPDTCTVDALTAGWSTGTLHLSAADAGDDAGAALVDVRGDVPAPTASTMKVLTAAAAVESLGPDRRIATRVVAGPRPDTVVLVGGGDPTLSRLPTGTDGVYPGAPHLDDLARQVRDARRADPATAGVPIRRLQVDSSLFTGPAWLPEWPLAARRGGSMSNITALMVDGDRDDPAVPYSRRGDAAVARAADAFAALLGDDVAADGPLVTAAPGSAVLATVESAPVRDLVGHMLTHSDDTLAETLARLVAIETGAGSAATDIQRGTPEALAGLDLPMAGVVLVDGSGLSDANRVPAELLTRLMARIARHVDDLAIVDAGLAVAGRTGTLAEGGRFAGEQDAAAGRIRGKTGTLERMHGLTGIADAEDGTEVAFTIWAEDVDPSVPAESARAEVDALATDLQRCGGALGG, from the coding sequence ATGACCGGATCCCGCCCCGCCCGCGCCGCGCCGCGCCGGCGTCCCCGCGGCCGGGTGGCCCGTCGCCGGGACGCGCTGCTCGCGGCCGTGGTCGCGACCGCCGTGGTGGGCGCGGGCCTCGCGACCGGGATCCTCCCGGCGCCCCTCGCCGGCGCGTCGGCGGACCCCGACACCTGCACCGTCGACGCGCTCACGGCCGGATGGTCCACGGGCACGCTGCACCTGAGCGCCGCGGACGCCGGCGACGACGCGGGCGCCGCGCTGGTCGACGTGCGCGGCGACGTGCCGGCCCCCACCGCGAGCACCATGAAGGTCCTCACCGCCGCGGCCGCCGTGGAGTCGCTCGGCCCGGACCGCCGCATCGCCACGCGCGTCGTCGCCGGCCCGCGCCCGGACACGGTGGTCCTCGTGGGCGGCGGCGACCCCACCCTCAGCCGCCTGCCCACGGGCACCGACGGCGTCTACCCGGGCGCGCCCCACCTCGACGACCTCGCGCGCCAGGTGCGCGACGCCCGGCGCGCCGATCCCGCCACCGCCGGCGTCCCGATCCGCCGCCTCCAGGTCGACAGCAGCCTCTTCACCGGGCCCGCCTGGCTGCCGGAGTGGCCGCTCGCGGCACGGCGGGGCGGATCCATGTCGAACATCACGGCGCTCATGGTGGACGGCGACCGCGACGACCCCGCGGTCCCGTACTCCCGTCGCGGGGACGCGGCCGTCGCGCGCGCCGCCGACGCCTTCGCCGCGCTCCTCGGCGACGACGTGGCCGCGGACGGCCCGCTCGTCACGGCCGCCCCCGGATCCGCCGTGCTGGCCACGGTCGAGTCGGCGCCCGTGCGCGACCTCGTCGGCCACATGCTCACGCACTCCGACGACACGCTCGCCGAGACGCTCGCGCGCCTCGTCGCGATCGAGACGGGCGCGGGCAGCGCGGCCACCGACATCCAGCGCGGCACCCCGGAGGCGCTCGCGGGGCTCGACCTGCCGATGGCGGGCGTCGTGCTGGTCGACGGGTCGGGCCTGTCGGACGCGAACCGCGTGCCGGCCGAGCTCCTCACGCGGCTCATGGCGCGCATCGCGCGGCACGTCGACGACCTCGCGATCGTCGACGCCGGCCTCGCCGTCGCCGGGCGCACGGGCACGCTCGCGGAGGGCGGGCGCTTCGCGGGCGAGCAGGACGCGGCGGCCGGCCGCATCCGCGGCAAGACGGGCACGCTCGAGCGGATGCACGGCCTCACCGGCATCGCCGACGCGGAGGACGGCACCGAGGTCGCCTTCACCATCTGGGCCGAGGACGTGGATCCGTCCGTCCCCGCGGAGTCCGCGCGCGCGGAGGTCGACGCCCTCGCAACCGACCTTCAGCGCTGCGGCGGCGCGCTCGGCGGCTGA
- a CDS encoding Dps family protein, which translates to MTTTVERPTATSEKATQPEGSKPTKRQNAERGFKASQQLHENMQKVLVDLIELHIQGKQAHWNVVGKNFRDLHLQLDEIIESAREFSDDLAERMRALHATPDGRSDTVAENTTLPEYPQGEVDTAETVDLVTQRLEAAVHTMREVHDDVDEEDPTTADLLHGFITALEQYAWMVSAENRRVGSAAE; encoded by the coding sequence ATGACCACGACCGTCGAACGCCCCACCGCCACCTCCGAGAAGGCCACGCAGCCCGAGGGCTCCAAGCCCACCAAGCGCCAGAACGCCGAACGCGGCTTCAAGGCCAGCCAGCAGCTGCACGAGAACATGCAGAAGGTGCTCGTCGACCTCATCGAGCTGCACATCCAGGGCAAGCAGGCCCACTGGAACGTCGTCGGCAAGAACTTCCGCGACCTGCACCTGCAGCTCGACGAGATCATCGAGTCGGCGCGCGAGTTCAGCGACGACCTCGCCGAGCGGATGCGCGCCCTGCACGCCACGCCCGACGGCCGCAGCGACACCGTCGCCGAGAACACGACGCTCCCCGAGTACCCGCAGGGCGAGGTCGACACGGCCGAGACCGTCGACCTCGTGACCCAGCGCCTCGAGGCCGCCGTGCACACCATGCGCGAGGTCCACGACGACGTCGACGAGGAGGACCCGACCACCGCGGACCTCCTCCACGGCTTCATCACGGCGCTCGAGCAGTACGCGTGGATGGTCTCCGCGGAGAACCGCCGCGTCGGATCCGCCGCCGAGTAG
- a CDS encoding DUF2945 domain-containing protein yields the protein MAGLSKGDHVTWNTPQGETHGKVVEEKTKDFQHDGQHFTASGDEPAYIVESDKSGKTAAHKGSALTKKK from the coding sequence ATGGCCGGCCTCTCGAAGGGCGACCACGTCACCTGGAACACGCCCCAGGGCGAGACGCACGGGAAGGTCGTCGAGGAGAAGACGAAGGACTTCCAGCACGACGGGCAGCACTTCACCGCGTCGGGCGACGAGCCCGCGTACATCGTGGAGAGCGACAAGTCCGGCAAGACCGCGGCCCACAAGGGATCCGCGCTGACGAAGAAGAAGTAG
- a CDS encoding response regulator codes for MIRIVLVDDQELFRGGVRVALDAQPDLQVVGEAGDGRQGLAVIDEVRPDVVLLDMRMPVMDGLETVRALFDGSRAEPPRVIVLTTFALDRASATAIRGGASGFLLKDATPAFLAAAIRAVHAGSAVLAPDELTQLFTSDAAAAPAPPAPPAFRSLSAREKDVFGHVARGLSNAEVAALEFVSESTVKTHVSSILAKLALRDRVQLVVYAHDHRLVERSGA; via the coding sequence GTGATCCGCATCGTGCTCGTCGACGACCAGGAGCTGTTCCGCGGCGGCGTGCGCGTCGCCCTCGACGCCCAGCCCGACCTCCAGGTCGTCGGCGAGGCCGGGGACGGCAGGCAGGGGCTCGCGGTGATCGACGAGGTGCGACCCGACGTCGTGCTGCTCGACATGCGGATGCCCGTGATGGACGGCCTCGAGACCGTGCGGGCGCTCTTCGACGGCTCGCGCGCCGAGCCGCCGCGGGTCATCGTGCTGACGACGTTCGCGCTCGATCGCGCCTCGGCCACGGCCATCCGCGGCGGCGCGAGCGGCTTCCTCCTCAAGGACGCGACGCCCGCCTTCCTCGCCGCGGCGATCCGCGCGGTCCACGCCGGCAGCGCCGTGCTCGCGCCCGACGAGCTCACGCAGCTCTTCACGTCGGACGCCGCCGCCGCGCCCGCTCCCCCGGCGCCGCCCGCGTTCCGCTCGCTGAGCGCGCGCGAGAAGGACGTCTTCGGGCACGTGGCCAGGGGCCTGTCGAACGCGGAGGTCGCGGCGCTCGAGTTCGTCAGCGAGTCGACCGTGAAGACGCACGTCAGCAGCATCCTCGCCAAGCTCGCGCTCCGGGATCGCGTGCAGCTCGTCGTGTACGCGCACGACCACCGGCTCGTGGAGCGGTCGGGGGCGTAG
- a CDS encoding PrsW family intramembrane metalloprotease yields the protein MTDPSVPVTVHRPSPSSPPRAMELPTPHAPRRITASAVLGVVGVAVLLLVGLVVAAYLVLSLGVQAVAICALLALVPLAGVLLAIRWVDRWEPEPRLALLFALLWGAAASVAIALLFDLVVQYARLAVGVPTGYTEFLQLAVQAPVVEESAKALGLLLVFWVARRHFDGPVDGVVYGATIAAGFAFTENIVYFGGPLVQGTTGELVGTFVLRGLFSPFAHVTFTMITGIAIGYGARRGPGAALGSGAIGLVGAIVLHALWNTGVTITGDFLSFYVLLQVPIFAFLVTVVILLRRYEIHLTRRRLREYAAVGWFTPAEVEMLSTWQGRRRARLWARTRGGDAGRAMGLFTRDATRLAFARQRMLSERPAASGRSEAGHLDDERRLLRAVTDHREALLGGGRR from the coding sequence GTGACCGACCCGTCCGTCCCCGTGACCGTCCACCGCCCGTCGCCCTCCTCGCCGCCGCGCGCCATGGAGCTCCCCACGCCGCACGCGCCGCGCCGCATCACCGCGTCGGCCGTGCTCGGCGTCGTGGGCGTCGCCGTGCTGCTGCTCGTCGGCCTCGTCGTCGCCGCGTACCTCGTGCTGAGCCTCGGGGTGCAGGCCGTCGCGATCTGCGCCCTCCTCGCGCTCGTCCCGCTGGCCGGCGTGCTGCTCGCGATCCGCTGGGTCGACCGCTGGGAGCCCGAGCCGCGCCTGGCGCTCCTGTTCGCGCTGCTCTGGGGCGCGGCCGCGTCGGTGGCCATCGCGCTGCTGTTCGACCTCGTCGTGCAGTACGCGCGCCTCGCCGTGGGCGTGCCGACGGGGTACACGGAGTTCCTGCAGCTGGCCGTCCAGGCGCCCGTCGTGGAGGAGTCCGCGAAGGCGCTCGGCCTGCTCCTCGTGTTCTGGGTCGCTCGCCGCCACTTCGACGGGCCGGTCGACGGCGTCGTCTACGGCGCGACCATCGCGGCCGGCTTCGCCTTCACGGAGAACATCGTCTACTTCGGCGGTCCGCTCGTGCAGGGCACCACGGGCGAGCTCGTCGGCACCTTCGTGCTGCGGGGCCTGTTCTCGCCCTTCGCGCACGTGACCTTCACCATGATCACCGGCATCGCCATCGGCTACGGCGCGCGCCGCGGTCCGGGCGCCGCGCTCGGCTCCGGCGCGATCGGGCTGGTCGGCGCCATCGTGCTGCACGCCCTCTGGAACACGGGCGTCACCATCACCGGCGACTTCCTCTCCTTCTACGTGCTGCTGCAGGTGCCGATCTTCGCGTTCCTCGTGACGGTCGTGATCCTGCTGCGCCGCTACGAGATCCACCTGACGCGCCGCCGCCTCCGCGAGTACGCGGCCGTCGGCTGGTTCACGCCCGCCGAGGTCGAGATGCTGAGCACGTGGCAGGGTCGGCGGCGCGCGCGGCTGTGGGCGCGCACCCGCGGCGGCGACGCGGGCCGGGCCATGGGGCTGTTCACGCGCGACGCCACGCGGCTCGCCTTCGCCCGGCAGCGGATGCTGTCCGAGCGGCCCGCCGCGTCCGGCCGCTCCGAGGCGGGGCACCTCGACGACGAGCGCCGGCTGCTGCGGGCGGTCACCGACCACCGCGAGGCGCTCCTCGGCGGCGGCCGGCGCTGA
- a CDS encoding recombinase family protein translates to MTTLVGYARVARADESYQDQVDALDAAGCERIFVDVAAGPKAARPSLQDALDYLRENDELLVVSLDRLGPGSADVVRILNSLEARGIAFRAVRDGLEAGTEAGRGLFAVTLALATVDAVTAEEKRRRRPAEPAAAPAPTAPQLPSLPKGITRRKLQIAVEERSKGRDTGEIARVLDVSERVVTRALAWAESGRTGGLLR, encoded by the coding sequence ATGACCACGCTGGTGGGGTACGCGCGCGTCGCGCGCGCCGACGAGTCGTACCAGGACCAGGTCGACGCCCTCGACGCGGCGGGCTGCGAGCGCATCTTCGTCGACGTCGCCGCCGGCCCCAAGGCCGCGCGCCCGAGCCTCCAGGACGCCCTCGACTACCTCCGCGAGAACGACGAGCTGCTCGTCGTCAGCCTCGACCGGCTGGGGCCGGGATCGGCCGACGTCGTGCGGATCCTCAACTCCCTCGAGGCGCGCGGCATCGCGTTCCGGGCCGTCCGCGACGGGCTGGAGGCGGGCACCGAGGCCGGCCGCGGCCTCTTCGCGGTCACGCTCGCGCTCGCCACGGTGGACGCGGTCACCGCCGAGGAGAAGCGCCGCCGCCGGCCCGCCGAGCCCGCCGCGGCACCCGCGCCGACGGCGCCCCAGCTGCCGTCGCTGCCCAAGGGCATCACGCGTCGCAAGCTCCAGATCGCCGTCGAGGAGCGCTCGAAGGGGCGCGACACCGGCGAGATCGCCCGCGTGCTCGACGTCAGCGAGCGCGTCGTCACGCGCGCGCTGGCCTGGGCCGAGTCGGGGCGCACGGGCGGCCTGCTGCGCTGA
- a CDS encoding DNA-3-methyladenine glycosylase family protein gives MDSPGAAAHVARTVLDVPAPFDGGGVIRFLSWHAVAGAEEGDATTFTQSARLAHGAGTVTVRLLDASASDPAPGAPTRLEVTTRVEHADDAAELLAGTRRLLGLDVDSARIDADLARDPALAAAVRATPGLRIPGTLDARSTLFRTIVGQQISVASARATHGRMTADLGEDLPASVAHGSVTRLMPSAARIARDGAELLRGPARRTATLIRLAEALEAGELVVEHGMPRAELRAALVAFHGVGPWTADYVAMRALGEPDILLSGDLIVRRGAAALGLPDEARALDARAAAWSPWRSYSTLHLWRVMTDGMPATG, from the coding sequence ATGGACTCCCCCGGCGCCGCCGCCCACGTCGCCCGCACCGTGCTCGACGTGCCCGCGCCCTTCGACGGCGGCGGCGTGATCCGCTTCCTCTCCTGGCACGCCGTCGCGGGCGCCGAGGAGGGCGACGCCACGACGTTCACGCAGTCGGCGCGGCTCGCGCACGGCGCGGGGACGGTGACCGTGCGGCTGCTCGACGCGTCGGCGTCCGACCCCGCGCCCGGCGCGCCCACCCGCCTCGAGGTGACCACCCGCGTCGAGCACGCGGACGACGCCGCCGAGCTCCTCGCCGGCACGCGCCGCCTCCTCGGCCTCGACGTCGACTCCGCCCGCATCGACGCCGACCTCGCCCGCGACCCCGCTCTCGCCGCGGCCGTCCGCGCGACGCCCGGCCTGCGGATCCCCGGCACGCTCGATGCGCGCTCCACCCTGTTCCGCACCATCGTCGGCCAGCAGATCTCCGTCGCCAGCGCCCGCGCCACCCACGGCCGCATGACCGCCGACCTCGGCGAGGACCTGCCCGCGTCGGTCGCGCATGGATCCGTCACGCGGCTGATGCCCTCGGCCGCCCGGATCGCGCGCGACGGCGCCGAGCTCCTGCGCGGGCCCGCTCGGCGCACGGCGACCCTGATCCGCCTCGCCGAGGCCCTCGAGGCCGGCGAGCTCGTGGTGGAGCACGGCATGCCGCGCGCGGAGCTCCGCGCCGCGCTCGTCGCGTTCCACGGCGTGGGCCCGTGGACCGCCGACTACGTCGCGATGCGCGCGCTCGGCGAGCCCGACATCCTGCTCTCCGGCGACCTCATCGTCCGCCGCGGAGCCGCCGCGCTGGGTCTCCCGGACGAGGCGCGCGCCCTCGACGCGCGCGCCGCCGCGTGGTCGCCGTGGCGCTCCTACTCGACCCTGCACCTCTGGCGCGTCATGACCGACGGGATGCCGGCCACGGGCTGA
- a CDS encoding Ku protein has product MRAIWKGAVTFGLVNVPVKVYSATQDHDVPLHQVHDADGGRIRYQRRCEVCGKVVDYAHIDKAFDDGDRTVVITEEDLSSLPEERSREIDVVEFVPSDQVDPVMLDRSYFLEPDSSSPKSYALLRRTLQETDRTAIVHVTLRQRTRLAALRVRGDVLMLQTLLWDDEVREADFPSLDAAPKVSPRELKMSAQLVEGFAEDFDPSKFSDEYQEQLKTLIDAKLAQGDSLDTDATFGESEDDEDSGGEVLDLMDALKRSIERSRGGGSSAKKAAPAKKASAAKAKAGSAKHEDDAPAKAGPAKKGSAKKAPARSSAKESTTKAKAKGESTTKAKGESTTKSKTAKRSTTATKASTAKAPAAERRSA; this is encoded by the coding sequence ATGAGAGCCATCTGGAAGGGCGCGGTCACCTTCGGCCTCGTCAACGTGCCCGTGAAGGTCTACAGCGCGACGCAGGACCACGATGTGCCGCTGCACCAGGTGCACGACGCGGACGGCGGGCGGATCCGGTACCAGCGCCGCTGCGAGGTGTGCGGCAAGGTCGTCGACTACGCCCACATCGACAAGGCGTTCGACGACGGCGACCGCACCGTGGTGATCACGGAGGAGGACCTCTCCTCCCTCCCCGAGGAGAGGAGCCGCGAGATCGACGTCGTCGAGTTCGTGCCGAGCGACCAGGTGGATCCCGTGATGCTCGACCGCAGCTACTTCCTCGAGCCGGACTCCTCGAGCCCCAAGTCGTACGCGCTCCTCCGCCGGACGCTGCAGGAGACGGACCGCACGGCGATCGTGCACGTCACCCTCCGCCAGCGCACCCGGCTCGCGGCGCTCCGCGTGCGCGGCGACGTGCTCATGCTCCAGACGCTCCTTTGGGACGACGAGGTGCGCGAGGCCGACTTCCCGTCGCTCGACGCCGCGCCGAAGGTGTCGCCGCGGGAGCTGAAGATGTCGGCGCAGCTCGTGGAGGGGTTCGCGGAGGACTTCGACCCGTCGAAGTTCAGCGACGAGTACCAGGAGCAGCTGAAGACCCTGATCGACGCGAAGCTCGCGCAGGGCGACTCGCTCGACACCGACGCGACCTTCGGCGAGTCCGAGGACGACGAGGACTCGGGCGGCGAGGTGCTCGACCTCATGGACGCGCTGAAGCGGAGCATCGAGCGGAGCCGGGGCGGGGGATCCTCCGCGAAGAAGGCGGCGCCGGCGAAGAAGGCGTCGGCGGCGAAGGCGAAGGCGGGGTCGGCGAAGCACGAGGACGACGCGCCGGCGAAGGCGGGCCCGGCGAAGAAGGGCAGCGCGAAGAAGGCACCGGCGAGGTCCTCCGCGAAGGAGTCGACGACGAAGGCGAAGGCGAAGGGCGAGTCGACGACGAAGGCGAAGGGCGAGTCGACGACGAAGTCGAAGACGGCGAAGAGGTCCACGACCGCGACGAAGGCGAGCACCGCGAAGGCACCGGCCGCCGAGAGGAGGAGCGCGTAG
- a CDS encoding sensor histidine kinase has product MDTGTAETTRARTPRAPRHRDGAEVAVDAVVGIVLAGIAVRPPLDVQEAGLPVAALVVLAVVARSALPGVALALAWVMALAQWQLGERPGFADLALLLVLYSTARRGSRPTVILGGASAVVGGVMATVYLLHTGARYSLLISPGGLGAMIFVAAPVLMLLLAWLTGLVVRVIRARSTESRLRVQAEDTAVKAVDLAHAETLRASMARDVHDIVGHSLAVIIAQADSVQFLDDEERIRGVSATIADTARRSLAEVREVLSGTSTAESDDGPEDLDAVVAQVRAAGVDLVHEVRGQRRAVDPARQVVVRRVAQEMTTNAMRHGAAGGRIRLRETWRAADVVLEVENPVVPPSAVRDRTGPLGLESLRLGTGVEGMRARLAAVGGDLEAEAVDDLFTARARIPLPDARPLTVPGGRP; this is encoded by the coding sequence ATGGACACCGGGACCGCCGAGACGACGCGCGCGCGCACGCCGCGCGCCCCGCGGCACCGCGACGGCGCCGAGGTCGCCGTGGACGCCGTCGTCGGGATCGTGCTCGCGGGCATCGCCGTGCGGCCGCCGCTGGACGTGCAGGAGGCGGGCCTCCCCGTGGCCGCTTTGGTGGTCCTCGCGGTCGTCGCGCGCTCGGCGCTCCCCGGGGTGGCGCTCGCGCTGGCCTGGGTGATGGCGCTGGCGCAGTGGCAGCTGGGCGAGCGCCCCGGCTTCGCCGACCTCGCCCTCCTCCTCGTGCTGTACTCCACCGCCCGGCGGGGGTCGCGCCCCACGGTCATCCTGGGCGGCGCGTCCGCGGTCGTCGGCGGCGTGATGGCCACGGTCTACCTGCTGCACACGGGCGCCCGCTACTCGCTCCTCATCAGCCCCGGCGGCCTCGGCGCCATGATCTTCGTCGCGGCACCGGTCCTGATGCTGCTCCTCGCCTGGCTCACCGGCCTCGTGGTGCGCGTGATCCGCGCCCGCTCGACCGAGTCGCGGCTCCGCGTCCAGGCCGAGGACACCGCCGTCAAGGCCGTCGACCTCGCGCACGCCGAGACGCTGCGGGCGAGCATGGCGCGCGACGTGCACGACATCGTCGGGCACTCGCTCGCGGTGATCATCGCGCAGGCCGACTCGGTGCAGTTCCTCGACGACGAGGAGCGGATCCGCGGCGTCTCCGCCACCATCGCCGACACCGCGCGCCGGTCGCTCGCCGAGGTGCGCGAGGTGCTGAGCGGCACGAGCACGGCCGAGTCCGACGACGGGCCCGAGGACCTCGACGCGGTCGTGGCGCAGGTGCGGGCGGCCGGGGTCGACCTCGTGCACGAGGTGCGCGGCCAGCGCCGCGCGGTGGATCCGGCCCGCCAGGTCGTCGTGCGCCGCGTCGCCCAGGAGATGACCACCAACGCCATGCGGCACGGCGCCGCCGGCGGCCGCATCCGGCTCCGCGAGACCTGGCGCGCGGCCGACGTGGTGCTCGAGGTCGAGAACCCCGTCGTCCCGCCGAGCGCCGTCCGCGACCGCACGGGCCCGCTCGGGCTCGAGTCACTGCGCCTCGGCACCGGCGTCGAGGGCATGCGCGCCCGGCTCGCGGCCGTCGGCGGCGACCTCGAAGCCGAGGCCGTCGACGACCTGTTCACCGCCCGGGCCAGGATCCCCCTGCCGGACGCCCGCCCCCTCACCGTGCCGGGAGGCCGCCCGTGA
- a CDS encoding SDR family NAD(P)-dependent oxidoreductase — MDLGITGKTALVTGADSGIGWETARILLAEGATVVLSDQDQGSLDEAAAKLDGGDRVHAFAADVTSVESLAALHDKVQEAVGDIDILVQSAGITGAQGLFHEIDDAGWTNTIEVDLLGPVRLVKQFLPSLRKGGWGRIVFLASEDAVQPYDDELPYCAAKAGILALSKGLSRSYAKEGLLVNAVSPAFIHTPMTDAMMEKRADQLGTSKDDAIESFLDEERPYMELKRRGEPAEVANVVAFLCSDLASFVNGSNYRVDSGSVATI, encoded by the coding sequence ATGGACCTCGGGATCACAGGGAAGACCGCGCTCGTCACGGGCGCCGACTCGGGGATCGGGTGGGAGACCGCCCGCATCCTCCTCGCCGAGGGCGCGACCGTCGTCCTCAGCGACCAGGACCAGGGCTCGCTCGACGAGGCCGCCGCGAAGCTCGACGGGGGCGACCGCGTGCACGCGTTCGCGGCCGACGTGACGAGCGTCGAGTCGCTCGCCGCGCTACACGACAAGGTGCAGGAGGCCGTCGGCGACATCGACATCCTCGTGCAGTCCGCGGGCATCACCGGCGCGCAGGGCCTGTTCCACGAGATCGACGACGCGGGCTGGACGAACACCATCGAGGTCGACCTCCTGGGACCCGTGCGGCTCGTCAAGCAGTTCCTCCCGTCGCTCCGGAAGGGCGGCTGGGGCCGGATCGTGTTCCTCGCCTCCGAGGACGCCGTGCAGCCGTACGACGACGAGCTCCCCTACTGCGCCGCCAAGGCCGGGATCCTCGCGCTGTCGAAGGGCCTCTCGCGCAGCTACGCGAAGGAGGGCCTGCTCGTGAACGCGGTGTCGCCCGCCTTCATCCACACGCCCATGACCGACGCGATGATGGAGAAGCGCGCCGACCAGCTGGGCACCTCGAAGGACGACGCGATCGAGTCGTTCCTCGACGAGGAGCGCCCCTACATGGAGCTCAAGCGCCGCGGCGAGCCCGCCGAGGTCGCCAACGTGGTCGCGTTCCTCTGCTCCGACCTCGCGTCGTTCGTGAACGGCTCGAACTACCGCGTCGACTCCGGATCGGTGGCGACGATCTGA